Genomic DNA from Ilyobacter polytropus DSM 2926:
GGGTAGAATAACCTCCCCCAGAGTTCAAAAAAGAGTATGAGTTCAGCAGAGGTGCTCCAAGATAGTCTCTGGATCCGGAGATGAAAAGAGCTTTACCAAAACTTCCCTTGTGACCTGTTATATTCCTTGGTAAAAGAGGATCTGGAATATTAATAGATGTTTTGAAGTCGGTTGTAAAATATTCTGGGAAAGAGATGTTGCAGTTAAATAATTTTCCACAAAATTTCCTTCCTTTGTTGATCAAATGGCCATATTTTAAAGTTCCAAAAGATATGGTGTAGTCGGCCTCTATACATCTTCCCATGATACAACCATTGTTTCCGTTTAAGCCTGAGGGAATGTCAAGAGACACAATTTTCGCCCTTGATAAATTGATCATGTCTATGAGTTCACCTGGAGTTCCAGTGATATCTCTGTCTAGTCCTGTCCCAAAGATGGCATCTATAATGAGATCCGCCTCTGAAATATCTTTTTTTATTCTGTCTGTGCTGTTGCCATTTAAAATCTCCCACTTTATTCCCAAATTATCTGCAACCTTGAAATTGGTAAGAGAAGCATCTTTAAATCTGTTTGGCTCCTTTAGGAAATAAATCTTTATGTTATCGTTGAAAGAGAATATTTTTCTGGCTAGAGCTATGCCGTCTCCGCCGTTGTTTCCTCCACCACAGAAAACCAGAATTTTTTCAGATAGATGCAGATTCTTTTTTCTCATAATTTCAAAGGCACCAAGGGAAGCGTTCTCCATAAGTACTCCTTGGGGAATTCCGAATTTGTCTATATATGAATTATC
This window encodes:
- a CDS encoding bifunctional ADP-dependent NAD(P)H-hydrate dehydratase/NAD(P)H-hydrate epimerase, with the translated sequence MKILSVQEMRDLDNSYIDKFGIPQGVLMENASLGAFEIMRKKNLHLSEKILVFCGGGNNGGDGIALARKIFSFNDNIKIYFLKEPNRFKDASLTNFKVADNLGIKWEILNGNSTDRIKKDISEADLIIDAIFGTGLDRDITGTPGELIDMINLSRAKIVSLDIPSGLNGNNGCIMGRCIEADYTISFGTLKYGHLINKGRKFCGKLFNCNISFPEYFTTDFKTSINIPDPLLPRNITGHKGSFGKALFISGSRDYLGAPLLNSYSFLNSGGGYSTLFSTEEVINSVSNFARELVFKRGAATDLGSLSLSNFEDIIELSKKNDVVAIGSGISIDPHTLNLARKVIEKCRNPIIIDGDGISAISENLEILKNRKSPTILTPHIGEFSRLTGLSIEQIQRDRVNILREAAKNLKSYIVLKDATTIIASPQGELLFSTTGNSGMGVAGSGDLLVGIIAMKLCTLPPLEACSTGVFVHGYTGDITSERYGEDGVLPTRMLENISLAIKNLRKNYFKVCKKYIPREI